Genomic window (Vigna unguiculata cultivar IT97K-499-35 chromosome 10, ASM411807v1, whole genome shotgun sequence):
TTACTCATATGAAGTGGTTCATAGGATTTATCACTTCAACTACAAAGAatgtcaaattaatttttttttttttgcgaacTGCTTATATGTtttgtctttgtttttcttCGTAGGAAAAGAATATATTTGCTTGTACAAGTTGTATATGACTATGCATTATTCccaataaattttcatataggTACATATAGATAGATACACAAGACGGATCTACTTAAGTCAGTATTGGgtttattataatgataatttgacACAGTAGTtgcttatttatttgtttcttattaTCACTTTGTATGTTAGGTGGGAATTGAGCTTGTTCCACGGGATTTTGATATGGATTCTCCGATTCCCTTCCACAAATCTGACATTGTCAGCTTGGTCCCTGTTCACAAGGTATAAGACATGCCAATTATAGATTTTCTAGATTATTGTTGGTTGAATAGATCCAAACTTTATGCGTAATGCTCATGCTGAGTCTTTGTAGCAAGCTGCATGCTCATCTGCAGACGGAAGGCAGCTCCTGGAGTCATCCAAAACTGCTTTAGACAAGGGAAAGCTTGAGGACGCCGTTACCTATGGCACAAAGGTATCTGCATCCAGAAACCTTTGTTTGGAAATCTTCAAACAATTAACAAGGTTTTCTACAGTCAATAAAAGGCTTTCATTTCTTAACTGTTGTGTTACATCTGCTATTATTCATTGGTGACAGGCTCTTGCTAAGCTAGTGGCAGTTTGTGGTCCCTACCATCGAATGACAGCGGGAGCATACAGCCTCCTTGCTGTAGTTTTATATCATACTGGAGACTTCAACCAGGTATTGCTCGTCTTGTTTATGTTTTGGTATCGGTAGACATTGTTCCATCAGAAACCAATGTCCATGAAAATTATAGTCATCTAAAAAAAATCGTATTTTGTTGACATTTTATCAAATAGAAATAATCCAATTAAAGTAAAGGACTAGTAAGGTCAAAGCAAAAATCTGGTGAAATCTTTAAAAAGAGCCGACTAAAAATGGTTTCATGTAAaatttggtcattaatagtgccTTAATGGTCATTAATGTCATTGTTTGGTCCATGTAATTGACACCATCAATTGGGATAAGGCTGGTTTGTTATTGCTTTATGCAATAggcattttaattaaatatttcagcCACTGTTTATTTGCACCTCTCTCAAATCTCCATTTGATTTACTAAAGTTTCAGGGTTTGATTTCTATTCATCAAGTTGTTTACCTAAATCACAGGCTACAATATATCAACAAAAAGCTTTGGATATCAATGAGAGAGAGTTAGGTCTGGATCATCCTGATACCATGAAGAGCTATGGGGATCTTGCTGTTTTCTATTACAGACTACAGCACACAGAGCTGGCTCTGAAGTATGTTTTGCTCTTGTGCAATATAGTGATATTCAAATCTTCgtgattttaatttggttttgaattaatataatacaaactcacttttttaatttgaaaacagaATTTATCAAGAGAGAAATAAAGTTTACAAACTTGTGTTTTATGTTATGGAATCTAGGTTTTCCTTTTTAATCCTTAGCAGAAATTTATGTATTGATCGCCATAAATAGGGAAAGATAGGTTGTGAAGTTTTGAAATActaattagttaattttaatttttcttctcatttagCCTTTTGTTAATTGGATCAACATTCAGGTATGTAAAGCGTGCTTTATATCTTCTGCATCTAACATGTGGCCCATCTCATCCAAACACTGCTGCTACTTACATTAATGTGGCTATGATGGAAGAAGGTCTGGGAAATGTACATGTCGCTCTCAGATATCTTCACAAAGCTTTAAAGTGCAACCAAAGATTACTTGGCGCAGATCATATTCAGGTTATTTTATTCACATCTTATTTCTGTTTTTTCCAAATTATGAAGTTAGTgtactttgtatttttatgtaaaatgttGTATGTAAATTCACTTCATTTTTCACATCAAGAAACTATCATCCATATGAATTAATGTggtacaactttataaataGAGAGGTTACTTGgaagattattttaaaatttggtatCAAGTTAGTTGGATAAAAATTGTTGATTTGATGTAATTTTAACGGATGATATTTTCagtatttgttataattattgtaATGATTATGGATTCATATGAAGCTCAGAATCATATTATGAAGGTTGCTAAAATAATAAGAACCGATAGGATTGTAATATTTGTTTAGTGAAACAACTTGTCTGTGCTATAACTCTTGCATCTTTTCTTCGATGTTAATCGTCTGCAGACAGCTGCAAGTTATCATGCAATAGCAATAGCACTCTCATTGATGGAAGCATATCCATTGAGCGTGCAACATGAGCAAACAACTTTGCAAATTCTGAGGTCAAAACTTGGTCCTGATGACTTGCGAACACAGGTATACACATTTAGTATATTCTTTGTCCTGAAAATAGTCATTGACTTTGAATATAAGGCAATGATAGAACACAGTTGTAACATTGCAAAAATACTAGAACACAACTTTGTAATTATAGTTGGTAGATTAAAGTTTCACTGGGTGTTGTAGAACAGTATTTAAATAGTTTGCAACATCATTATGGTTATATGTAATGGTGCTCTGTGTTATTATTAGtctctttttcttaaaaaaggaATGAGGAATTATAACTGTTAGCTTAATCTCTAGTTTTGTGATAAATTTGACAGGATGCTGCAGCTTGGTTGGAGTATTTTGAGTCCAAGGCTTTTGAACAGCAAGAAGCTGCTCGAAATGGTACTCGGAAACCTGATGCATCAATAGCTAGCAAAGGCCATTTGAGGTACGGTACGGTAGAATTAATCTTAGCAATGTGGTTCTGAGGCTTCATTGGCTAATTTCTGCATCAGGAAGTACTTCGATCATGCATATTTTATTTAGTCTTTTATTGTGCAACCCTGATATGTTATCGAATTCAAAATTGTGGTTTGTAATTTGAGTATGAAAGGTATCCTCTGAGGTTTCTGTTCATGATTGTCTTTGATACAGTTGTCTCCCGGTGTTCTTATAGCTTCTAGGAACTGCTCAATATGGTTGACTTTTATAAAGAACTGTTTTCTGTACTTTGCCTACAATCTTGGTCTTCTCATATTTTAAAGCAACAATGCTGAGAAGCATAAGAAAATATAGATGACACTGTACAAACAAGGAAACTGCAACAGGAAAAAATTTAATCTGTATGTGGCAGAAGAATAGAGTCAAGAGCCTTTAGCAGACTCAACTATTTTATGTCTCTAAATGTCTATGGTTCATAGAGTGACATATTATCCTATTTTCTTGTCAATATTCGTATGCTTACTttcaataagaaaaatattgatatgTTTGTACATATTCAGGAATTCATATCATACACTATACTCATTCTTTAAtgatttccttttatttttattgaatttgtcAGTGTGTCAGATTTGCTTGACTATATTAATCCTAATCATGATGCTAAAGGGAGAGATGCGGCAACAAAGAGAAGGGGCCAGATAACAAAGGTATGCTGCTTGGCTGCATTTACTGGTTTCTGATAAGTTGAACTCATTAGTTTGTAGTTGTCTGATTATTGATTACCGCTGCCACCAGTCTTCTAATATATCCCCTTTGATATAGTTACAAATGTTTGGCTAGTAAAATTTGAGGATTTATCAAATTGTTGGTTGCCTTTGTTTGACTTATACCTCTCAAGGGTATTTTATTATAGATTGACTTTTGACAAATATTCTTAAACTGTATGATCAAGTAAACAAAAAGTATTTGTCATCCGGGTCATTAGATCTCTTTCTCCATTATTCAAGCATTACCTTTGGCTCTAGTTTGTTAGAAGCAGGCAGCCATGCGAACGATCTTTAGTCATAAATCTGGTCAGCTGCACagttgttttgaaaaataacgaTGAACAAAAAGTGACCTTCATTTTTTTGGCAAAGCCAAATATGGTAGTCAAAGAATTAGGGTTTGGACAAACTTTTGCGTGAACTTTTAACGCAGAAaagttagaagaaaataaaggaaattgaATTTTTCCATAAGTTAAATTTAGCTTATGCACAAGCTAATTTGTAGTTCTCTCAGAAATTatctaactttttatttaacttatgCATAAGCTAATTTTAACTGCTGAAgtagtgaattttattttcttttctatatatttttctctcctaTAGATATTTTTGGAGAAACTCATACAAACAGGCCTTTAATAATTTGCAAAACATATAGTAATTTCTAAGTATGGTTACAAGTCTAGCTTACTTCTATTATAAAGAAGGATGACCCCCGTTAGAACATATAACTTAGAAATTGTGACAAAGTAAGGTCCAGTTAAATCATGTTCTGACTTTAAATTATTGTGAGAACTGGCTACTTCTGCTGCCTGTTTCCATACATCCACATCTTATGtggtataaataaatatacatggacATACACACGTGGGTATATAATTAGAGTGGTGATATATAGACCACTCATTTTTTCAACACCCCAACAACACCCtgctattattattttttagcttatttttgtttgttccTATTTTTAGTCACTTATTTCTGGGTGTCATATTATCCTTTTCctagtaattaatatttttacatttggCAGGTGAGAGCGACATCCTACCTTAACCTTGGCATGTCAAGTTCTGATGAGTCTTCAAAAGAAATTCCTAAAGAGGCTTCAGATGAAGAGGTACAAATACCTGTAGCAGAAGGTAGTGCAGATTCTGAGCAGGAAAGCAACTCTGGACCTGACTCAGAACAtactattttaaaacaaataccAGACGAAAAGCCACAAATTTATGATGAAATCTTGTCAGAAGCACATGCTGAAGGAGAAGATGGATGGCAACCAGTTCAACGACCAAGATCAACTGGCTTATATGGCCGGAGATTGAAGCAGAGAAGGGCAACACTTGGCAAAGTTTATAGTTATCAAAAGAATGTGGAAGTTGGAACAGAATCTCCTTTTGTACGGAATGCCAGTCCAAATAGTAGGTATTATTTCATGAAGAAGCGGACAATTTCCCATGGAGGTTATACGGATGATCATACAGGAAACATCACCCAAGGCCCTAAATTTGGAAGGAAAGTAGTTAAAGCTGTTACGTACAGGGTCAAATCCATACCCTCAACATCCAAGGCTAGTGCAAATGAGACGTTAGAAACAGGTGACAAGCTGTTTACGTCTCTTTCAGAACCTGATCCAATTGATGTTAATCCAGTTAAGAATTCTATTGTTAGTCTTGGAAAGTCTCCTTCATACAAGGAAGTGGCGTTAGCTCCACCAGGGACAATCTCCAAGTTCCAGGTCTATAATCCTCCAAGTGAGATTTCTGTTAGCAGTGAACATGATAGTGGCAAAGCTGAAGAGGAAGATATTGAAGCTAATAGGGATGCTAATCCAACCCCGGCTGAGGCAAATGATATGAATAAAGAGAAGAACAATAATTCTGTTTCAGATTCTGTTGATGATTCACAGGATGATACCGGAGTTACTACTGAGAAGAAAGAGGAAACTCAGTTAATTGTTGCTGTGCAAGATGATTGTATGAGTGCTGATGGGAAATTAGGAGATGTTGAAGCACAAGGAGCAACCGATAATAGCATATTGATTCAGGCAGTAGATGATCACGTGGACTCTACCAAAAAAGAACTCGATGCAAGTAATTCATCTGGCAGTTTGGAACCCAGTGATAGTACAAATCCCATTTCCCAAGGTGGCGAGGATTTAAGGGTCAATGTGTCATCATCAAATCAGAGTCACACTGGGGGCATCCCATATAAGAAACTGTCCGCATCTGCAGCTCCATTCAACCCATCGCCTGCCATTGCACGTGCTCCACCAATTGCCATAAATATGACTCTTCCTTCTGGTCCTAGTGCAGTTCCTGCAATTGGCCCCTGGCCAGTAAACATGAATGTTCATCCTGGACCTACTACTGTGCTGCCCGCAGTAACCCCCATGTGCTCCTCTCCTCACCATGCATATCCATCGCCTCCAACTACACCAAACATGATGCAACCACTGCCATTTATGTATCCTCCTTACACTCAACCTCAATCAGTGCCACCTAGCAACTTTCCGGTCAGTAGCAATGCCTTTCATGCGAATCATTTTACCTGGCAATGTAATTTGAACCCTGCAGTATCTAAGTTTGGTCCCGGTGCTGTTTGGCCTGGTTGTCATCCCATGGAGTTTCCTCTTCCGTTACCTATTGTGGAACCAATCCCTGATCCCATTTCAGAGTCACAAGTTCTGTGTCATGGTTCTGAAAGTCCAAGTTCAGCTTCAGTTCTTCCTGAGGACATTGATAATGTTGGTGATTCTAATCAATTGGTAAAAACTTTAACATCAGACACGAGTGAAGATGAAGCAGTGAGAGCTGGTTCAGAAAGcctaaaagaaaatgatgataTGAATTTACATGGGACTGAAAATTCTGGgaacaaacaaaatcaaaacattgGTTCAAATGGCAACTCTGGCAGTACTGAAACAAACGTGGATGGC
Coding sequences:
- the LOC114167272 gene encoding protein TSS-like: MAPRNSRGKAKGEKKKKEEKVLPVVIDITVKLLDETHVLKGISTDRIIDVRRLLSVNTDTCYVTNFSLSHEVRGPRLKDTVDVSALKPCLLTLVEEEYNEERAVEHVRRLLDIVACTTSFGPSPPPKNAAGTVTKSGKSEIPPAKDAAVTVADVDGEISHSCPKLENFYEFFSLSHLTAPIQYVKKGSRRRVEEISEADYLFSLDVKVCNGKVVHVEACRKGFYSVGKQRILCHNLVDLLRQLSRAFDNAFDDLLKAFSERNKFGNLPYGFRANTWLVPPVAAQSPSSFPPLPVEDETWGGNGGSLAKDGKYDLIPWAKEFSVIASMPCKTAEERQVRDRKAFLLHSLFVDVSIFRAIRAVKHVMEEPNFSCSVVENNIVYTERVGDLSIKVLENGSVASSKIDTKIDGVEATGVNQKDLIERNLLKGITADENTAAHDITTLGVVNVRYCGYVVVVKVEGGVRENVDSPSQQTIELFDQPEGGANALNINSLRLLLHNTTLPENNKPMIQIKTFESEETGASHSFVEKLIKESLAKLEEEEPGMDYFVRWELGACWMQHLQDQNNNTEKDKKPSLEKAKNEMKVEGLGKPLKALKNFKKKSDSSNITSASEYPKFSRESESPPLPSIESQHETTEAENELVLKRMLSEEAFTRFKETGTGLHCKSMHDLIDLSQKYYKDVALPKLVADFGSLELSPVDGRTLTDFMHTRGLRMRSLGHVVKLSEKLSHVQSLCIHEMIVRAFKHILRAVISSVNKEKMASSIAGALNFLLGVPGKRDSDKSHEVHPLVWKWLEVFLKKRFDWDLHRLNYKDVRKFAILRGLCHKVGIELVPRDFDMDSPIPFHKSDIVSLVPVHKQAACSSADGRQLLESSKTALDKGKLEDAVTYGTKALAKLVAVCGPYHRMTAGAYSLLAVVLYHTGDFNQATIYQQKALDINERELGLDHPDTMKSYGDLAVFYYRLQHTELALKYVKRALYLLHLTCGPSHPNTAATYINVAMMEEGLGNVHVALRYLHKALKCNQRLLGADHIQTAASYHAIAIALSLMEAYPLSVQHEQTTLQILRSKLGPDDLRTQDAAAWLEYFESKAFEQQEAARNGTRKPDASIASKGHLSVSDLLDYINPNHDAKGRDAATKRRGQITKVRATSYLNLGMSSSDESSKEIPKEASDEEVQIPVAEGSADSEQESNSGPDSEHTILKQIPDEKPQIYDEILSEAHAEGEDGWQPVQRPRSTGLYGRRLKQRRATLGKVYSYQKNVEVGTESPFVRNASPNSRYYFMKKRTISHGGYTDDHTGNITQGPKFGRKVVKAVTYRVKSIPSTSKASANETLETGDKLFTSLSEPDPIDVNPVKNSIVSLGKSPSYKEVALAPPGTISKFQVYNPPSEISVSSEHDSGKAEEEDIEANRDANPTPAEANDMNKEKNNNSVSDSVDDSQDDTGVTTEKKEETQLIVAVQDDCMSADGKLGDVEAQGATDNSILIQAVDDHVDSTKKELDASNSSGSLEPSDSTNPISQGGEDLRVNVSSSNQSHTGGIPYKKLSASAAPFNPSPAIARAPPIAINMTLPSGPSAVPAIGPWPVNMNVHPGPTTVLPAVTPMCSSPHHAYPSPPTTPNMMQPLPFMYPPYTQPQSVPPSNFPVSSNAFHANHFTWQCNLNPAVSKFGPGAVWPGCHPMEFPLPLPIVEPIPDPISESQVLCHGSESPSSASVLPEDIDNVGDSNQLVKTLTSDTSEDEAVRAGSESLKENDDMNLHGTENSGNKQNQNIGSNGNSGSTETNVDGEKTFSILIRGRRNRKQTLRMPISLLTRPNGSQSFKVIYNRVVRGSHASKSINLSSSKDCTATA